Proteins encoded together in one Amblyomma americanum isolate KBUSLIRL-KWMA chromosome 1, ASM5285725v1, whole genome shotgun sequence window:
- the LOC144112913 gene encoding uncharacterized protein LOC144112913 isoform X2, with protein MIASMSTSPQRPHYLRTAPTPNALNGLGSTATMSTYAHLRRLFVMQSLTSGVLPQDWKKGASIISAAHHLSSRIHHSKTVYPPPARTASHLRSFFVKSSRDWNDLPPEAIHLTNLTKFKKKIEAIIL; from the exons ATGATAGCCAGCATGTCTACGTCACCGCAGCGTCCACACTACTTAAGGACAGCACCAACGCCGAACGCGCTtaatgggctcggcagcactgcaACGATGTCCACGTACGCTCACCTGCGTCGCCTTTTTGTCATGCAG TCTCTAACATCAGGTGTGCTGCCACAAGACTGGAAAAAAG GAGCATCGATCATATCAGCAGCACATCATCTGTCCAGCCGCATTCACCACAGCAAGACAGTGTACCCTCCCCCTGCAAGAACCGCATCTCATTTACGatctttttttgtcaaatcatctcgggactggaacgatctgccgccggaagccatacaccttaccaacctcaccaaattcaagaaaaagattgaggccatcatcttgtag